The genomic region taaaaatattaagcttgaaaaatagatttgaacaaaaaaattaagcgcgtttaaaatatgagtcaagcttgggccttaaatttcaagtccaagcCTGACcggttttaagtttataatattttatattatgttatttttatatattatataatttagaatacattaaaaataaatttatactaaatatataatattactttaatgtaaacattaaaataatgttaagataacTATAtacaaattttcaataaataaaaatgtatcaagttattaaatattaaaataatataatataaatatttttaaaaattaaaaataatatgaatgTGACTAAAATGGGTTTGAGTTAATTTTTACAAATATTAGTAGGTTTTAgcaaaaatttaaacttaaattttagGTCAGACTAGGCTTagataagcataaaatatattaatattgtgTTTAGGTCCAACCGAAATTAAACCGACTCGAGCACccctaaaattttttattttttggttcaGTTAAACAACTAAAGTTATCTTTTGCAATGCGGTTTAGTCatttatattcttaaattttctaatgatggaaaataaatggtAGGAGGCTcaatcaattttttcttttttacattAAAGGACTGAACTGCTTTTCAGAAGATAACATTAGGTCCTAATCTAGATTAAAAAAACTTTAAGATCTAAAGTGAGAAAATTGGTATAGTTGAAGGACTAAATTAAGCATTAACCGTAAAATGAACCATACCGGAATCACCCACCCATGacccaacaaaaaaaaaaaaaaaccggaCTTCCTGGACTGCCGAGACGCCTCTCCGTTCTGCTCTACAGATATTTGATTTCCCCAAACCCTAAATATCCACTGTGGCCACCCTTTCCTCAGGGGCTGTAACCGAGCAACCGACGCCTGCCACTTTACCCAGCAGCCAACTCACTCGCCAGCTACCGTGAGTCTTAGGGAAATTTATCTTCTATTACATTTTAATTTGGGTAGTTCATATGTGCTTTATTCATTAACTGGCCTGGAATTCGGATTTTCGATTTAGATTAAGAATTTACATGCTTTCCTAACTATGGGTTGCTGCTGATGTCAATTTTATATAACTGGTTAGCAAGTATGTGAGATTTTTCATgttttttggttttggtttgtttaaatttactttttatttacaatttatcATGTACATCGtgttaaattttagaaattgtttTAGCTTCAGAAAGGTATCAATTGGTtttccaagtttttttttttttattactttattaacATTTTATCATGCACATTAGGTAGGCATTGTTTAGTTACAAAAAAGCTTTTTGGTGAAGGAAGCTTGTGAGACTAGTTGAGAAGTTCTCTAGGTCTTGAAAGCATGATCTTTTTGAAAAGTGTAAGGTGCAATGGAATATTATTTGGACCATTCAATTCATTTTCTCAAAGGAGATGGAAAAAACCAATTGTTTCAGCTCAGACTCGCCTAGAATCCAGAACTAAAGATTTAAAACTAGACAAGCTCATGATGCACATTAACAAACTCAAAACCATCCTTAACATCCACCAGCTTATGGCCCAGCGAAAGCGTGGTCCCTTTGTCTCTGTGCAACTGATGTCACGATGGAGAAACATTGTCGGTCTGAATGTGGGCATGGGTGAATTTCTTCACAAATATCCACATGTCTTTGAGTTATTTGTACACCCCCTTAGGAGGAATTTATGCTGCAAGATAACTCAGAGAATGCGAGATTTGATTGACGAGGAAGAAAAAATTGTCAAAGAATATGAACCTGAATTGGTGCAAAAGGTAAAGAAACTGCTCATGATGTCAAAAAATGGGACACTTCATGTCCATGCTTTGAGGTTAATTAGGAGAGAACTTGGCTTGCCTGAGGATTTCAGAGATTCTATTTTAAGAACACATTCAAAGGATTTTAGGTTAGTTGATTTGGAAATTGTTGAGCTGGTTGACAGGAATGAGAGTTTGGCCAAGGCTGAAGTTGaaaaatggagagaaaaagaataTGTAGATAAATGGTTGAGTGAGTTTGAGACAAGTTATGCATTTCCCATTAATTTTCCAACAGGGTTTAAGATAGAGGGAGGTTATAGAGAGAAATTAAAGAACTGGCAGAGGCTTCCCTATTTGAAGCCTTATGTGAGCAAGGAGGTTCTCAGAGTTCGTACTTGTGGAGGGATTGAGCGTTTTGAGAAGCGGGCAGTTGGGATTATTCATGAGCTCTTGAGCTTGACAGTAGAGAAGATGCTTGAAGTTGGCAGATTGGCTCATTTTAGAAAGGATTTTGCTATTGAAGTTAATGTATATGAACTGCTTTTGAAGCACCCTGGTATTTTCTATATATGTACCAAAGGAAGTACTCAGACTGTTTTCCTTAGAGAAGCCTATTCAAAAGGGTGTTTGGCTTTGCCAAATCCTATTTATGTTGTTCGAAGGAAAATGCTGGACCTTATCTTGCTTGGGCGTCGAAATACTAGACCTTTGGAAGATCTGGAAGAGATTAAGGAGGAAAGAAATGGCTCAGTTTTCAGAACAAATGTGGGAGGCAGAAGAGACGGTGACTGGGTTATCCCAATTTTAGATAGTTATGATCAAACTGCTTTTGGTAGTCTAGGTGACATCAATGATTCTAAGCAGCCATTTGATGGATGTGAGAGTGGAAGAAATTGAACTTTTTGCTTTGAGGATAAGTCTAGTTGATTTCAAGTCATTGCACCTTTATCTCTGCAGTATACAGTTCCATTCTCTTAGGTAGTTAGATCCTAGCTTGAATGGAGATGATGGGGTGTTTGAAAACCACAATGTGCTTCGCGAGACAACTAATAAGCTTATATCAACACAGTGACAGAATGGTAAATCTCttatttctttcattcttgattGTTTGTGTTGAATGTTGATACAATTCCCagatctttatttttttctataaaaTTGCCATTTCATTGTCGTATCTATTTCTAGAAAAATTAATACAGATATAAGCTTGATAGGGCTAATAACCTGCTTTTGGAAGTCAAAACTAAATCCAACATGATAGGCAGTACATAATCCAACTTATTGAACCTTGCAAATCTACCACAAAATTGAACttcttaatttgatttatttgagAATGACTTGTGAATTTTATTGtataaatattttatgaaaaaagtaTTGTGGAAGTACCAAAGAagttgttagatttttttttttttctttacttagCCCAATGTCAATTTGTTATTTACACTTTATCACTTCTAACAAATTTAGACTTGGAGGACATTTCATGATACTATAAACCTAAGCTTTTCCACCTGTGATACCCAACTTGCTAGCTTTTTCCCCCTGTAATGGTCTTCTTTTTTAAGTGTGTGTGATACTGGGGACTCTTGTATTATAGTCGGCCCATTCTTTCAGTTTGTACATGTCATTCTCTACTGCATGTGATATACCTATGGTGCATTCTGCCTGGATATGTAAAATTGGCCCTCTGTTCAGAAACTAATCTTCATAATGGTTTACCTGGGGCTTCCCATGTGTGTGTagagatatatatattttaaatgttaaacATGTACAAATACAGTTGAGTGATTATGCTGCCAGACAGGCTTGTCGGTACAGTAATAAAGAAGCTTGGGTGGAACGGATGATGCCATTTGGAGTCGAAATTTGTCCATTTCCAGAACTATGAACCTGAATGACTAAAAGAATTAGAGGTGTGCCTGTAAGTTTTATTTGTGGTTGCCTTGCTTGAGAGTCTGTTAGAGGGGGCAAAATATGAATACCTGCACCCTGCATGACAAAGAAGATCGGCCTTGGAGGTACAGGATTGTTTTCAACGATCAAGTCAATCAAGTACGAGGATATTGGATGTTGTACATGTTTGTGAATTTGAAATGAATGGCATAGCAGCCTCATTAGCAAAACTGGGCATTGACGGAAGCTACCATATTTGCTGCTTGGTTTTGTTTGTATGATATCTGGGGTTCGTTGCAATTTGATTGTAGCCCTCCCTAATTTACTAGGTCTGCCATGACCACAAGTATTTCCAACCTATTGTAAACCTTATATAGCAACGAGATTGCTTGCTTATTTAAGTATAAAGCCCTCCCAAAAAAACTTACGAATTTTTAACCAGTTCAGTAATCTATACTAAGCCCTCAGTCTCTGTCGCCCTTTTTAAATAGTTCAGTATTTCTATACTTCCGTTCAAAAGAATTTTTATACGATCATGTCACACTCAATCTTACAACTATAATCATAATTTGTCGCAATCATGCGTCCGTGGATATTGAATCTAATGGTAACCTCCTTCGCCTGCTTACAAAAtttaatgtcttttcttttcctttttcttccattcgtttttctttttccttttcaacgaaattaataaaaaaaaaatcttgtcACAATCATATTTTGTCTCGtattaaattaacaaaatttaatgaACTTAAGATGTTTTGTCAAAATGaccttaattatattttttaacatttttttactataaattttatttattttttcaaattgcTTTTTGAACAGATTTTATGAAAGTACATTTGTTAACGGATAGTGTCATTAAGCTAAAAAGGTTtcaaaataaacataaataaatacttTAATTCATTTTGAAACTTTTTAgataattatgtttattttctttaaattaagagtttttatttttaatttcatttatgatttatttattttattaattttcacaTATAATGATCTTATTGGGTTACttaagtaataaattacatctCATTAAAATATTCCACATATGAAATTTCACATCATCCCGTTAACTTTTTAATGGTGTTTTCATTAAAtctgttaaaaaaaattttaaaaaagaaaaagaaataaaggctGATGGCCAAAAAAGGCTCAAAGATATAATTAGAGTCACTTTGATAAAACATGTAAACGTTAGTGGCCAAATTTGTCATTAAACTTTAAATTTGAATAGATTCAATTCTATCTAAAATCATAGTTTATATTCAAC from Gossypium arboreum isolate Shixiya-1 chromosome 1, ASM2569848v2, whole genome shotgun sequence harbors:
- the LOC108470822 gene encoding protein ROOT PRIMORDIUM DEFECTIVE 1 — its product is MIFLKSVRCNGILFGPFNSFSQRRWKKPIVSAQTRLESRTKDLKLDKLMMHINKLKTILNIHQLMAQRKRGPFVSVQLMSRWRNIVGLNVGMGEFLHKYPHVFELFVHPLRRNLCCKITQRMRDLIDEEEKIVKEYEPELVQKVKKLLMMSKNGTLHVHALRLIRRELGLPEDFRDSILRTHSKDFRLVDLEIVELVDRNESLAKAEVEKWREKEYVDKWLSEFETSYAFPINFPTGFKIEGGYREKLKNWQRLPYLKPYVSKEVLRVRTCGGIERFEKRAVGIIHELLSLTVEKMLEVGRLAHFRKDFAIEVNVYELLLKHPGIFYICTKGSTQTVFLREAYSKGCLALPNPIYVVRRKMLDLILLGRRNTRPLEDLEEIKEERNGSVFRTNVGGRRDGDWVIPILDSYDQTAFGSLGDINDSKQPFDGCESGRN